The window AGCCTGGAAGTCCTGAGTGCAAGAACAACAGCAGCACCAAGCAGTCTGGTGGGACAAAGGGAACCATGAACATGCCAGGTCTCCtctgcacaaaacaaaacagagtgtCTTCTTCTTTTCACAGTTTTAACTCTGTGACCCACTCATTTCTATATGCAGGCACAGATGCCTTCCACGTGCACGCTTTTTATAAAGACTAAGGGCTTTTTCAGAGACTGCAACTTCTGTGGCCTTCTATACGCATCACAGTGATCTAATTAAGAGCACAATTTTGCTTCTTATGTGCTTAATACAGGAAAACAATATGGATGTAATAAGTAATGCCTACTGGTGAGGAAGGTCAACcataaaaaatcttttccttttaagaacTGAAAGGggtgcaaaacagaaaaaaaaaatcatttagtgGTGTGAAAGCTCGCACTTACTGGCATATCTTCCATAGTAGGTGCATGTGTAAAGAGCTGAGTGTTCAGGTTTTCCCCTTCCCAGTGATTCGAGCAAAAAAAATTTCCAGCTTTATCTGTTGGAGACTCCACCTAAAAGCAGGAAAGGAACCATGAAAATAACAGTATCTAACTGACCAGAAGCAGATATATCTGTCAGTTGTTTAACAAATCGAACAAATATTCTTCACAGCTGTGCACAACGCATTTACAGTActttcttttacagcaaccttGCTCTTTGTTGAAAAAGATGTTCAAGGTTCTCAAAAAAATCCCCTCCTAATAAAACTTTGAATACTTGCACTCAGCGCTGTCAGTATTCAAGAGTTTAATCCCCTAAAAGGGATTgagaatatatgtatttttagaattttAGTGACAAAGTAATATAATGCAACGTCCTCAAATGTTCAGGTTTCTAAGTCACTCCATGTAGCTTGGTCCCTGTGGGGTTCTTCTATAGTTTTCACCAATATTAGAAAGATTCAATCCAAATTCCtgtctaattttttttctttttaagtttcaaatgaaaactgcatTAGAACAGCCCAAGCAAACCCCTgctgaaaacagcagaaagacTTCTATGGAAATCAATGGGAGATGAATTAGGCATGCCTAGTACACTATATAGAACCGACACTAAGATCTTGGGGctcacatgaaagaaaaacagacacagctATTTAACAGAAAATGGTATTGGTCTAAGTTTCTCAGCAAAGAGGGCTGAATTAAATTGCCTCAGGTAAGTTTGCGATTTACCTCttgtttgattttcttcagCAAAGGGGGTCCACTTTCATGTAGCCCAGCCACTATTGCAGATTCCTCCGACTCCTGCTTGATAACGTCCTGCAGATCTTCTACAAGATGAGTCGGAGTTTGAGGCTGAAAGGAAGAAACGTTACATGCAAGTCCCAGAACATCCCTCTGCACTAATATCAAAGCAACTTTTATCATTGTTTCCTTCTTACCAGCATCTTCAAAGGACCGTATTTGATTTCCTGAGCTGCAAGTGCGTTTTTGAATGGAGTGGGTGTTCTCGGAGAGCTCTCCAATATCGACCTCTTGATTGCGGGAGTTCTGAAACTttagaaagagggagaaaaacttTAAAGGAACATGCTTAGAAATATTAGCTCCTTACAAAAATACATGCATACAGGCAACGACAGTGATAAgactctgaaaaatattttccagcaatCATAtactccatttttcttttctggaagaaCATCTATTTAACTGTGGCAAGGCAGAAcggctttgtttaaaaaaaaaacttgagtCTATGTGAATGACAATAACCCATCTCTGAAGTTATTCAGTGAAAGTTTTACTCCAAACTAAGAAAAATCTTAATGTATTAGAGCACATCTCCACAGGAAGCATACAGTTACCCAGAACTTTGGTTGTGTGCAAACCTGAAAAAGTTAACCCTAGTGAATCTGACAACAAAATACAATTACAGACTTACACATGATTTTCCTTCTGAGTTTTGAATGTCTGGTCCCTGTGGAATGGGGTGGAAACAGCCATCTTATGGCCACACACTGGTGTGGAAGTTAGCGCAGGGTTGTCCAGGTTCAGATTTTCATGATTGGATGAGGTGTTTAAGAACTGTaggcaggaagaggaaaaatcagCAAGACCATCTAGATTGCAAGGCTGACTTCTTAAGTTGACTTTattgaacagaagaaaaagaaaccatttCTCTCTCACTGCTGCAAGTAAATCTCCTCTCTCTACAATACGGGTAGGTGCATGTGGGGTACCAGACTATGTGACAAAACTGTACTCGGGTCGGAGTACTCATGAAGCAAAAACTAGCATTTCTGGAGTGGGAAATTACAAACAAAATGACACTCTGTCCCAATCAGAAACTTTCTCCATCACTTCaagagaaaaatcttaaaaaccTGCTTTGGATTTTCTGCACATATattgtaattaatttaaattaattaaattaattaatgtaattaattaaaattaagagCAGTAAGGTAAGTCTTACCTCTTGCTTGAGGTAAGAACCAAGTGAAAAGGAGTAGGGGATGTTTCAAAAAGAAACTCACAGGAGATGGGGCTAAACTCCACAAAGATTTATTAGGGGAATCGAGGAATTTTTGAAGTAGTAAATAAAGCAGTTATACCAGTAAGCAAAATTTCCTATTATCTCTCTCTCAAAACAAAGTGCTCCACTGTCAcagcataaaatgaaaattgctgCCTGTGATGGCTGCATGGAGTGTTTTGGAATGGAGACAGCTGACTGAAAAGGAGGCAGTGGTAACAGTCTGGAGAAAACTGCTTTTGCACAAGTTCTACTTAGTAACCTAAAATGTGGCTTCCATTTCTAAAGTCTACAAATCTGTGAGTGTCGTGGTATCATTTCACTTGGCAAATGATTTATGATTAATGCATAACTGGAGATATAGTGGGAGGTCATTACTTGCAATCTTCTGGTAACCTTCATGCAATAGTGTTTCTCTGACTGTAAGGACTAACACCAAACCAAGGCAAACACAacagaaacagacaaacaaaaccaaaacacaacactttTAAATAGTGCCACAGCTGTGAAACAAAGCAACAATGGACAGGAATTTCAAAGTGCACACCAGGCAATTTTAAGAGGCCAATTTTCTCCTCATTCCTACTCCACCCCACATGGCTGGTATTGAGGATGACGAGCCACGATTTGAATTTTCTGGTTGTTGTCAGTTTGTCTCACAACCTGAATGCTATTTAAACGCAGCTTGGGGTTTTCTATGTCAATGTGAATCATACTGTAAGTGGACAGAGATGGAAAGTATTACAAATGATCAGAAATGTTAAACTCTGGTAGTTGAAGGAGTtaacagcaaaagcaaagcaagcaaTTGTACTCTCCTACAAAAATGATCCaaatcaagcaaacaaacaaacaaacaaaaaaacccaagcCCCACAGATGAATTTAAAAGAAGAGAATCAACAGTTAGCTTGCTGGTGATCTGAACCCAGTGGTGAAGACTAGGAGCAGTGAGAAGATTCAAACACAGAGTGAAATCAACAAGCACAACGGCAATTAGTCATTTGTTCCAAGGGATTAGTTTCTAAATTGTTAACACTGCGGTGACTTTTGAGAATTAGTAACATCTGTGCAGAAGTCTTGATCTACCTGCGAGGGAGAGAAGGGCAGGCTTTTGACAGGGGAGCGCTTAGGAGTTGAGCTGCTGCCGTCAGCCAGTACCGAGGCGCTACTGTGGCCACTGGCTAAGGGGCTGGAGTGCCCTCTCCTTTTGCGAAGAAGCACCCACGGAGCCGGGCTGCCCTGTGAGGCAGACAAGGACTTTGGTGAGCCAGGAGGGCCCTGACTCGACAAGATTTTGCTCAGGTTTGTGGTGGGGTGTCCTGGAGGTCTACATGCACTGGCCGCTCTGTGCTGAAGCTGTGCGGCTCTGCCTGAGGGAGCTTTGCTAGCCGAAGTGTCTGTGTCTTCAAAGAATTCAAAACTGCTGAGATCACCCCATGATGAAGGATCCTGAAACAACGTGGGAGGCACGGAGCTATAAGACAGTGTATAGTGCCACCTCATGAAAATACAGCGCTAGGATATACCAGTAACCACCACCAGCAAAGTCTTTCCCAATTCATTTCCACTTGACCCTGTTTATTCGAGTAGTAATAATCTGATggcttttgtgtgttttcagttGATACCTCAAGCATATCGAGCTATCACCCTAACAGTGTTGCTGGCAACTGAGCTTCTAAAGAAACAATGAGTCAAATGAGGTCCTTGCTATCTGCTTGTCCAGCATTTTCTGCAGGgtacaaagacagaaaatcatTACAGAGAAATGAGCGCCTTGGACTCTAAACCAGGACTGGTCTCTAAACCAGCATGACTGCTCTGGACATGATGAATGTGACATGGCACTGCATGAAGCAGCCATCTCTGCAGCTGAAGCAAGGTGACACCAACAAACCTATTTCAATGCACCACGCCTGTTATATACGGTTTCTTGGAGACCATAATGAGAAAAAGCCGTGTCAATGTCACTCAGCTACCTATAAGTTAAAATCCATGTTTTCTTCACATATGCCAGGAAAAGCTCCTTAAGCCTTGAGAAGCAGCTATTGATGCTACGACAAAAAGTTTTAGAAAAGGATGCAGATACATGAGCAGCCACACATAAACCTACAAAATGTGtcatttcaaatataaaaaagttttgtttcagtGCTTAAAATCTTCCACAGTGTCTCTGATTTTAGTTTAAGGAGATGCAATATAGTAAGAGCCTGTTTCAAACTCCTATTGTGTATTTGCTAAGAATCACACTCCCCATACCAAGATGCAGCAGGAAAGGGTGACACCCACAAAAAGCACACGTTTTCACAGCTGGGGGCTTCATTTACGAGCAACCGTGTGTTGTTATACAGAAGCTAAGCTTCAGATCTCACAGCAGTTAGAAGTtactcagaaaaatgaaaaacaaaaagaaaaaaaaaaacacttttaggATGGTCCCAGTTCCTCTCCCCTTACTCCTTGACCACACACAAATTCACCTGAGGAGGCAGTTCTACTTACGGAGTCTATTAACTGGAGTGTTTCTGCAAATTCTAAGAGATTCTTAACATTATCCAGGATGTTGCTCTGGTGAACAATCATGCACCGTGCAGGGGATGCACTTTCCTCAGGTAAGCAACCATGATCCACCGGTGGAGATGGAGTACAGTGGTGGTGTTCCCCCAAACAGGAAACAGGTGCATTGTCACCACTGGTCCTGGTATTGTCAGCAActgtggtgctgtgccagcCGGGGTAGTTGGATGTGTGGTTCTGTGTctaaaagaagaaggaaaaaaaaagagaaagtgggggggggaaaggcaGAAGGAACTTAGCAATGAAATTGCACAAGGTGTCAGATGCCACTGGAGGAAAGATAAAAGTAGTTGCATCATCATCTAAAAACTTATGCCTATGAAACAATTGTCAAGATGTTTCCTTTCATCAGTGCAAGATCTTGTTTTAAGTAATATCAGCATCTTATTTGTTATCCCAAAGTTACCTCATAATTTACTTCCAGGATTATGAGCATGGATCATGACTAACATGTTATCAATGCATACTGCGTTAACTCCAAACAGTTCAAAAGCTGTCTGCAAGCCATTTTCTGTGAGAAGCAAGAAACGGCAGGAGTTCCCTAGTGAGCACTCAGCACTGTAAAAGGCTAAAGGGTTTAGAGTTAGagttgcttttgtttgcttatctccttttcttcttctatcCCTGTCTAACGCTACAGCTTACACCAATGCAATGAAGAGGCTGTCAAATCAACGTGGTTAGGAAAGCAGAAGAACAAATTAACAGAAGTTTCTTTCCAGTGTGATCATGCAACAGAAGAAATTGCAAAATATTAACTAAAGTTAAAAAGTGGCCAAACTAACGTATCATGCATGCAGTTGTTTTactattaatttaaatattacccaaaaatagaaaaaaaaataacatatatatatataaaagaaactgCTGGCTATCACCTATCTTCAAAAACGATTTGGGGAGATTCTTGGCTTTGGTGATGGTGTTAAGTGACTAAGTAAGGTTTTTCACATATTAACATCCAATGGCATATACAACGAAGTGTGAGAATTCAGTAATAGCCAGCATTTGTTCCACACATGCAGTTATGAAGGATCTAACACTATTCGGAGAAGTAAAACGAACTGTCAAACATGCACCAGGTCTGAAGCTTACAAAGTATAAAACATAGCTGAAGAGAAGAAtacaacagagaagaaaaatctaacGTACAGGCACTACATTTTCATCATATGAACCATTGCACACTTTCAGAAATGCAGATCCTATTGATTTAAGATCTGTgggatttttcattttagtaCGATCATGATGGTTCCAATATTATGTAATATTacagagcccagccctgctcccactTTGCAAAGTAAAATACccgcaaattgattttttttatcgAAGAATTTATAAGGCAGATACAGAGTATACATGTGCTATGTTTCATCCTTTTAAAACGGAAATATAGAGCCTTGATTAGTATCGAAGGCAAAGGGggaataaaaagttaaaaagacaAGCACTGGGGTAATGCTGCTATCCCTCCATCCAAGCACACAGTGACAATCTTACTGGTAATGCCTGCTGCCCTTTCAGTTCATTCTCAGTCGACATTAGTAGCAACTCTAATTCCTTTATTCGTTTTTCTTTCTCAGGGTCTTCATCATTATAGTGTCTCTGAAATTAAGAgttaagggaaaagaaaagataaaggtCTGATAGGATGTAGCAACTAAAATGCTTATGGCTTGCCGTCCTGTGGTTATAATAGCCAAATTAGACTCAAAGATGAAACAAACGTAAATTGTGT is drawn from Anas platyrhynchos isolate ZD024472 breed Pekin duck chromosome 3, IASCAAS_PekinDuck_T2T, whole genome shotgun sequence and contains these coding sequences:
- the MYB gene encoding transcriptional activator Myb isoform X3; protein product: MARRPRHSIYSSDDDEEDVEMYDHDYDGLLPKTGKRHLGKTRWTREEDEKLKKLVEQNGTEDWKVIANFLPNRTDVQCQHRWQKVLNPELIKGPWTKEEDQRVIELVQKYGPKRWSVIAKHLKGRIGKQCRERWHNHLNPEVKKTSWTEEEDRIIYQAHKRLGNRWAEIAKLLPGRTDNAIKNHWNSTMRRKVEQEGYLQESSKAGHASAATGFQKSNHLMAFAHNPPSAQLPVASQPPLGSDYPYYHITEPQNVAGQIPYPVALHVNIVNVPQPAAAAIQTQNHTSNYPGWHSTTVADNTRTSGDNAPVSCLGEHHHCTPSPPVDHGCLPEESASPARCMIVHQSNILDNVKNLLEFAETLQLIDSDPSSWGDLSSFEFFEDTDTSASKAPSGRAAQLQHRAASACRPPGHPTTNLSKILSSQGPPGSPKSLSASQGSPAPWVLLRKRRGHSSPLASGHSSASVLADGSSSTPKRSPVKSLPFSPSQFLNTSSNHENLNLDNPALTSTPVCGHKMAVSTPFHRDQTFKTQKENHVFRTPAIKRSILESSPRTPTPFKNALAAQEIKYGPLKMLPQTPTHLVEDLQDVIKQESEESAIVAGLHESGPPLLKKIKQEVESPTDKAGNFFCSNHWEGENLNTQLFTHAPTMEDMPNLLTSSILKMPVSEEDGSFHKTFAMPRNRPLASPLQHLNNAWESASCGKIEDQMALTDQARKYMAAFPTRTLVM
- the MYB gene encoding transcriptional activator Myb isoform X1, coding for MARRPRHSIYSSDDDEEDVEMYDHDYDGLLPKTGKRHLGKTRWTREEDEKLKKLVEQNGTEDWKVIANFLPNRTDVQCQHRWQKVLNPELIKGPWTKEEDQRVIELVQKYGPKRWSVIAKHLKGRIGKQCRERWHNHLNPEVKKTSWTEEEDRIIYQAHKRLGNRWAEIAKLLPGRTDNAIKNHWNSTMRRKVEQEGYLQESSKAGHASAATGFQKSNHLMAFAHNPPSAQLPVASQPPLGSDYPYYHITEPQNVAGQIPYPVALHVNIVNVPQPAAAAIQRHYNDEDPEKEKRIKELELLLMSTENELKGQQALPTQNHTSNYPGWHSTTVADNTRTSGDNAPVSCLGEHHHCTPSPPVDHGCLPEESASPARCMIVHQSNILDNVKNLLEFAETLQLIDSDPSSWGDLSSFEFFEDTDTSASKAPSGRAAQLQHRAASACRPPGHPTTNLSKILSSQGPPGSPKSLSASQGSPAPWVLLRKRRGHSSPLASGHSSASVLADGSSSTPKRSPVKSLPFSPSQFLNTSSNHENLNLDNPALTSTPVCGHKMAVSTPFHRDQTFKTQKENHVFRTPAIKRSILESSPRTPTPFKNALAAQEIKYGPLKMLPQTPTHLVEDLQDVIKQESEESAIVAGLHESGPPLLKKIKQEVESPTDKAGNFFCSNHWEGENLNTQLFTHAPTMEDMPNLLTSSILKMPVSEEDGSFHKTFAMPRNRPLASPLQHLNNAWESASCGKIEDQMALTDQARKYMAAFPTRTLVM
- the MYB gene encoding transcriptional activator Myb isoform X2, producing the protein MYDHDYDGLLPKTGKRHLGKTRWTREEDEKLKKLVEQNGTEDWKVIANFLPNRTDVQCQHRWQKVLNPELIKGPWTKEEDQRVIELVQKYGPKRWSVIAKHLKGRIGKQCRERWHNHLNPEVKKTSWTEEEDRIIYQAHKRLGNRWAEIAKLLPGRTDNAIKNHWNSTMRRKVEQEGYLQESSKAGHASAATGFQKSNHLMAFAHNPPSAQLPVASQPPLGSDYPYYHITEPQNVAGQIPYPVALHVNIVNVPQPAAAAIQRHYNDEDPEKEKRIKELELLLMSTENELKGQQALPTQNHTSNYPGWHSTTVADNTRTSGDNAPVSCLGEHHHCTPSPPVDHGCLPEESASPARCMIVHQSNILDNVKNLLEFAETLQLIDSDPSSWGDLSSFEFFEDTDTSASKAPSGRAAQLQHRAASACRPPGHPTTNLSKILSSQGPPGSPKSLSASQGSPAPWVLLRKRRGHSSPLASGHSSASVLADGSSSTPKRSPVKSLPFSPSQFLNTSSNHENLNLDNPALTSTPVCGHKMAVSTPFHRDQTFKTQKENHVFRTPAIKRSILESSPRTPTPFKNALAAQEIKYGPLKMLPQTPTHLVEDLQDVIKQESEESAIVAGLHESGPPLLKKIKQEVESPTDKAGNFFCSNHWEGENLNTQLFTHAPTMEDMPNLLTSSILKMPVSEEDGSFHKTFAMPRNRPLASPLQHLNNAWESASCGKIEDQMALTDQARKYMAAFPTRTLVM